Part of the Vibrio penaeicida genome is shown below.
TGAGAGAGCACCGAATGAAAGTGTTAAACCCACTGTTTTTAGTAACCAAGATCTTATTCTGTTTTTCCGACAACCCATTCGAACGCTCCTGTTCAAAATTCCAATAATAAAAACTTAAAAAAAAAGCGCGGCTGCACCTAGAGTGCAGTCGCGCCATTGCTTAGCTATTGACCACCGCCGTTGATGGTCTATTGGAGCATTGCTCCGCTTATAGTTTTTATTATTTCAAGTTGCGTGCCAAATGAAAATTTTAATTAAAATCATTAATTTAAATTATAATCACATTGTTAACTTAGCTCTTTTGCCGCTTTGTAGTGCATCCCTGCACCAGATCGAGTGTTATTCAAACCCACGTAATCTATGGAGTCTGAGTTAACCAATCGCATCAAACGTTAGCATTAGGTTCTTAGCCACAAGGCCGATTGGCTGGCTGGATTTCATCGCGCTAGTTCGAAGTGCTTTATAGGCTTCTTCTTCATCTATGCAGTGCATTTTCATCAAAGAGCCTTTGGCTTTTTCGATCCACTTTCGATCATCGAGCTTTTGATGTAGCGATGCGATTTCTTGTTCCACTTTATCCATATTTTCACGTAATCGCGCAGCGTGTTGGAGCCACATGGCTAAATCATGATCGGAACGATAAGGAAGGATGACATATTGGTTTGCGAAAGGCAGGTGAGCAATGTTATCGACCTGAAGTGTTTCTACAAGGATGACTAATGCACACTTTTTGGCGGCAGCATATTCAATGAGGCACTTCAATTCAGTGGTTGGGGCAGCCCATGAAACCACCAACGCCTGACGATTGAAATTGAGTTCTGGTTCTATGCCCGAATCTGCTTCGTTCAGCATCGCGTCTATATGTGCCAACTGGCAACGCACAACCTTCATTTGCTGCGTGGCCAGTTGTTCACAAATTCGCTTTTGGTGTTCTAAGTTATCGCTGAGTACGAAAACCGTATGATCCTTCATAACATGTCCTTTTTATCGCATTCCGACTTCTGTTATGAAGTGGGATGGGTTAGGAGACTAAGGCTGTCTTAGCTAGATATTGGCCCCAATATTCGTTTGCCAATTTTTGTGCCTTTTCTTTGTCTCCATGAATCGCAAACAGCGCTGACACTAGCGTCGCGACAACGCTGTGCGACATCAATTCAATTTCGGCAGGTGCCGTTCCGAGCACACAATTTTCCGCGACTTTGACGCTCTGAGAAGCGCTTTCTTCCCAATAGACGGGCTCGACTTTTCCGTGGTCGCACACCCAAACGGTTTGGCTCACTTTTGGGTTGAATTCGGTTTCACCCGATGTCCCTTTAAACGACAGTACACGACCAGATTCAGCGCAGACTTTTTGTTCTACTTTGGCGTGCAGCTCCTGAAAACCTGGGTGAAAGCTGCCTCTTAGCCCATAAGGTAATTGACCCGGGTTAAGCGCTCGCACTACCGTATTGATTGGTGTTCTTACGCCATATCGCGCGTTCCAACTTAGTAACGTTACTATTTTGGGCTGAAAAGCCTCTAATGGCAGGTATGCGATGCCCTCGGATTGAATGACTTTTTCTGCGTGCTCCAAACTCTCTGCTTTAACAATGCCGACCGCTTCTAGAGACTGCTCGGCATGATTTTTTGTTAAGTGTCTTTGCGCATGACCGTGCAATAGAATCTTGTGACCGTTATCCGCCAAAATTTTAGCCGCGACCAAATGCCAAGCTCTGTCGGTCGTTTTGTTCTCGTGAACGCGCTTTCCGGCATACAAAGGCCAATCCAAATCCGCTTTGATAGGTTCAAAGCCTTCATGAAATGCACGGACAAATCCTGCTATTTCTTCCGGCGTTTCGTTGTTCACCCGCATTAATACCAATGCCATCGCCAGTTGGTCGTCGGCAACTTGCCCATCAAACCATCCTCTCAACAAATCAAACGATTCTTGTTCAGTGAGCGGTCTTCTTCCACGCTCACCTTTCCCGAGAGCCTTAATACACTGAATAGCGATAGACATTTACTGCTTCCTTTTACTGCACCTTTTGACGAAGTGGTCACTATACAGAAAACTCCACGCTCTGTGATATCAAAGCTGAAATACTTGCTCTTATATTCACCACTTCGCCCAAGATCATCAGTGCAGGGCTAATGCCCTTTAATTTCTTGGCAGCATCATTTAGTTGGTTCAGTGTTAGGGTATGAATGTTTTCGTCATCGCTGCATCCGTTGGTCACAATGGCGACAGGCGTTTCTCCCTTTAATCCATTTTTAATCAGCCCTTGCTGGATCTCGTTTGCTTTTTCTAAGCCCATGTAAAAAACCAGCGTTTGCCCGCTATTCACCAAACCACTCCAAGCAGGTAAAGCGCCCGTCACCACGTTCCCTGTAACTAGCGTGACGCTGCGCGAAACTTCTCGATGAGTCAGAGGAATCAGTGAACTGGCAGCACAGCCGATCGCAGCAGTAATGCCAGGTATCACTTCAAACGGGATCTGATATTTCGCTAATTCCAATGCTTCTTCACCACCCCGACCAAATATAAAAGGGTCGCCCCCCTTTAGCCTTACGACCTGTTTGCCTTCCTTGGCTAACCGGACAAGTAATGCGTTTATCGCTTCTTGCTTCATACTTGGATGACCGCAGCGTTTACCAACATAAATGGTTTCCACATGTGGGCTGGCGAGCGTTAAAATGTCTTGGTTGATCAAGCGATCATACACCAACACTTGGGCATCTTGAATGGCTTTAAATGCTTTGATGGTTAGCAATTCGGGGTCACTCGGACCACACCCCACCAATTTAACTGTTCCCCCACCCTTTCCGTTTGTCTGATGCGTTGTGGGTGCGCGCGCATCTAAGCTAACTTTCTTAAACAGCAGAGGTCTGAATGAAGTCGATCTACAATCCGTTTGCATTACTTTTGTCATTCCAGAATATCCCCTACTTCATAAAAATTACGTTTTGTTCCAAAGCGTTACTGAGCTCGGGAATGCATGACCCGCAGTTGGTTCCGCACTTAAGTACGGCCTGCAATTGGTGTAATGATTGAATGTTGTGTTGCTCAATCGCTTGCTGAATTTGACTGTCTGACACCCTAAAACAGCTGCAAACCAAGGTGCCTCGCTCACGACCAGACAACCCTTGAGATAAGTTTCGAATATCAAGTGGCTTTCCTAACATCTCTGCAATTTCATTGGCATTCACAGGCATAGGTTTGTGGCTGATCACCGTTATCGCGTCTGTCACAAAGCATTTTTCTAACGGTTCAAACCGTCCTGCGATTACGCACCAGCCTTGTGGTATGTCTAGAATCAGACATCCAGAAAGCGCCTGCATTAATGATGGTTTGGAATAAGAAGTTGAAGTGCAATAACGCCAAACAACACTGGAATCGAGCGTTTGCATTGATGAATAAATAGGATGACTCTGCACAATGACATTCGGTTTGTTGTGATCACCACGGCGCTGAACATGAGTGATGTAACTGCCCACTTTTGCGGGCATCAGAGATACGGGTTGGGATTTGAATGCGGGCTGCCCAGAAAGAGGATCGACCACCGATTCGAGTACTCGATTTATTTGGCTTGCTGACTCATCATGGCCACTGTAGCAACCGGCCCAGTGCATGCTCATAAACACTTGCTTGGCATTCAGCCCTTTATCCCATTTTGCTTTGGCGTAAACAATAGAACCTTCGGCAAGAGTTGGATGCTGAATTTTAACCAGTTCACCTTCACTAACGCCTAGCATTTCACCGCTCAGTGAGTTGAGATACAAGGTAGGTTCTGGATCGAGTTCTGAAAGGTGCTCGATGTGCCCTGTTCGCGTCATCGTATGCCATTGGTCTCGGTGTCGCCCCGTATTCAGCCACCATGTTGGATCGGCTTTATCCGATTCGTTGGGCTTGGTCACCAAGAAGTTGGCTCTGCCAGAAGCCGTGCTAAACCGACCATTACGATAAGGGGCGGCGTCTTCATTTAAAGGCCATCGAGCTGGCGTCCAGTGTTGATACTCATCATCTGAGATGTCTGCCAATTCTGATATATCGAGCAGAAGCGGCGAATCGTGATTTATGGATGTCATTCGCGCGTATTCTCGAAATACATCGGCTTCAGACTCGAAATCAAACCCGCTTTCTATGCCCATTTTTTCGCACAATGCCCGACCTACCGCGCTGATGGTTTCCCAATCGGTTTTGGCTTCACCCGGCGGTGCCATAAAACGGCGCTGACGCGACATGCATCGCTCGGAGTTTGTCACCATGCCTTGTTTTTCGCCCCATCCAGCCGCGGGAAGCAATACATCAGCGTATTGAGCAGTGTCGCTGTCTGGCGTAATGTCGGAGACGATCACCATGCCACACTGAGCGAGTGCACGGCGCACTTTGTCGGCATTCGGCATGGAAACCACTGGGTTGGTAGCCATAACCCAAATGACTTTTACCTCCCCTTTTTCCACCGCGTCGAATAAATCCACGGCTTTCAAACCCGGTTTGGTTGCTATGTTTGGCGCCCCCCAAAACTGAGCCACTTTTTCAATCGAATTCTCATCAAAGCCTCGATGCACGGCTAGCATATTCGCTAGACCACCCACTTCTCTCCCGCCCATGGCGTTGGGTTGCCCAGTTATTGAAAAAGACCCGCTGCCCACTTTACCTATTTTTCCGGTAAGTAAGTGGGCGTTGATAATGCTATTGGCCTTATCGACGCCTTCACTAGACTGATTGATTCCTTGGCAAAATACGGTAATTGCGGTGGGAGACAGTGCGAACCATTGGTAGAAAGTACGTAATGGTCCTACATCCAGCCCTAACGTTTGCGCAACGTTGCGAAGCTCATATTCAGGCGTGGTAACAAGTTGAGACAGCGATTCAAAACCATTGGTGTGGTGCTCAATAAAGCGCTCGTCCATATGCCCGTTTTCAATACAAAAACGAATCAAGCCGTTATAAAGCAAGATGTCGCCATCGTTTTCTAATGCCAAGTGTAAATCGGCTTGCTCCGCAGTGACGGTTTTACGAGGGTCTAGCACCACTAAACGTAAATGCGGGTTTTGTTCTCGTGCTTGCTGGATCTGACGAAAAATCACAGGATGAGTCCATGCGGTATTCGCCCCGGTTATGACAATCAGATCGGTTTTAAGTAGGTCGTCGTAGTTAACGGGTACGACATCTTCACCAAACGCACGAATGTGTGCAGCCACCGCCGACGACATACACAACCGTGAGTTGGTATCAATATTGGCGCTCCCGACATACCCCTTCATCAATTTATTGGCGACGTAGTAATCTTCGGTGAGTATTTGCCCTGAGACATACATGGCTACGGAGTCCGGTCCGTGCTTTTCTATTGTGTCTTTCAGCTTGTCTGAAATGGTATCTATCGCCCGCTGCCAAGTCACCGTCTCGCCCTTAATTCGGGGATAAAGTAACCGCGATGGCATATTCAAACTTTCTTTCAGAGCGGCGCCTTTTACGCATAACGCACCTTTGTTGGCTGGGTGCTTTTCATCACCTTTGATTTGATCTTCAGCAACGCTTACACCGCACCCAACCCCACAGTAAGGGCAGGTAGATTGTATTTCACATTTCGACATGCAGACTTCCCTTGGCAGATTATGCTCCGTAACCTTGTTAACCTCGCCTATCGAGGTTGCTTGGATACAAAAAAAGGCACCCAACCAGCGAAAGCTGGAAAGGCACCATTGCCTTTGACATTGTTTTGAATTTTGAACCCAAGACACTCATATCACATCGCTTCCGTACGCTTATATGAGGTAAAAAGACAAGAGCAAAGAATGAGCCAAAAGATAATCTACATATAATTCAATACATTAATAAAACCACCTTACACCGAGTTGCACTACTTCTGAGCAATTCCACCCAATATAGTGCGGATGCCTTCACCCCGAATGCGATTCACATTCCGATTCATTAGATGACGCAAAACATAGCGAAACAGGACGCGTTTTACTCCTTTCAGGTTACTCCCTTTTTCGGCATAAAAAGCATCAGGGTGAGTGTAAACACCAAAGTCATCGACAATACCTTCTCGCTGAATATAGGTGTTCCCACCATTCCAATCATTTTCCGGATTTTGTAAGCATGAAGTCGCAATTCCATAACCACGAAAGGCATCACATTGGTCTGAGAATCGTTGCTGTACCCGAGAAAGGTAATCACTGTCGATGATATAACCTTCAACCTCCCGCCATTGATCCCCATACCAAATTTCAACCCAGCTATGGATAATTCTTTTTGGCGCCGCCACAAACAAGTAAGCCGGAATCGCCCCTTTTTGAAGTTGGTTGTCGATAGTAAACCCATGAAAACGAGTGTGAACCCCCACCGCGCGGAGCAGTGCTATCAACAAAGTGCCTTTAGTATTGCATTGCCCATACCCATCTTTCAGAACTTGGCTTGCTGGGATCGTATCGTCGAAGTTATAGCCGAAGAGAATGTCGTCACGGACGAAGTTGTATATGGCTTTTATAGCGCGAAAAGGAGGTAGCGCACGCCAACCCTTTCGCTCAATTAGGGATTGGATGGAAGGGTGCTCAAAATCCACCATAGGGCTAGATACAAGATATTGGTTGAAATCGTTATTCATATTACCTCCTGCGATTTAGAGGTCTCAGATTACGAAAACAGCCAGAAAAGAAATTGAATAAACTGGCTATAAAAACTGGTTATATGAACGACCTAATGCTGCTCAAAGAGCTTTATGGCTTCGCGAATGGTTAGCCCAAAGTGTTGTTTAAACGTTCGGCTCAGATGAGCACTGTCGGCAAATCCTGACATATAGGCAGACTCGGTCGCACTCTTCCCTGAATTCAACATACCAATGGCACAAAGCAGACGACGCCAAAGTAAGTAAGGTCGCCATGCGATCCCCATATTTTCTTTAAACAAATGTAGGAATCGGCTCTCGGATAAAGCGACATCTTCGGCAACATCACTCGCTCCCCAATGATCTGGCTTTACGCACACTTGCCCAAAACACTGGTTCAGCCGTTCCAATAAACCCTGTATTCGGCTGTCGAGCTGAACATATTCCGTTTCCATTGGAAAGCGATGCCTACTGAGATGAGGCGATTGTTTTTCGATCCTCTCTGACACAAAATCAAACTGTTGATTTATATCGACATCACACGACAACGCCTTCACAGATATGCAAGTGTCTCCATTGAGTCGTTCCAGAAAGACTTCCCCCAATGTCGACTCAGGTTCAACCAGCCAAACCCACCCAGACTCCATATCGAGTTGGTGCATAACATTAGGGGCTAATAGTGAAGCACCACTGAACGTAGCACCTTCGATAGCCAGCTCCGCACTTCCATCGGGGATAGTAAGCTGAATCGCATGGTGGCGGTGGCTACCCGCTTCTAACATTTGGCT
Proteins encoded:
- the cobA gene encoding uroporphyrinogen-III C-methyltransferase; the protein is MTKVMQTDCRSTSFRPLLFKKVSLDARAPTTHQTNGKGGGTVKLVGCGPSDPELLTIKAFKAIQDAQVLVYDRLINQDILTLASPHVETIYVGKRCGHPSMKQEAINALLVRLAKEGKQVVRLKGGDPFIFGRGGEEALELAKYQIPFEVIPGITAAIGCAASSLIPLTHREVSRSVTLVTGNVVTGALPAWSGLVNSGQTLVFYMGLEKANEIQQGLIKNGLKGETPVAIVTNGCSDDENIHTLTLNQLNDAAKKLKGISPALMILGEVVNIRASISALISQSVEFSV
- a CDS encoding ANTAR domain-containing response regulator, with the translated sequence MKDHTVFVLSDNLEHQKRICEQLATQQMKVVRCQLAHIDAMLNEADSGIEPELNFNRQALVVSWAAPTTELKCLIEYAAAKKCALVILVETLQVDNIAHLPFANQYVILPYRSDHDLAMWLQHAARLRENMDKVEQEIASLHQKLDDRKWIEKAKGSLMKMHCIDEEEAYKALRTSAMKSSQPIGLVAKNLMLTFDAIG
- a CDS encoding transglutaminase-like domain-containing protein, yielding MNNDFNQYLVSSPMVDFEHPSIQSLIERKGWRALPPFRAIKAIYNFVRDDILFGYNFDDTIPASQVLKDGYGQCNTKGTLLIALLRAVGVHTRFHGFTIDNQLQKGAIPAYLFVAAPKRIIHSWVEIWYGDQWREVEGYIIDSDYLSRVQQRFSDQCDAFRGYGIATSCLQNPENDWNGGNTYIQREGIVDDFGVYTHPDAFYAEKGSNLKGVKRVLFRYVLRHLMNRNVNRIRGEGIRTILGGIAQK
- a CDS encoding nitrate reductase; this encodes MSKCEIQSTCPYCGVGCGVSVAEDQIKGDEKHPANKGALCVKGAALKESLNMPSRLLYPRIKGETVTWQRAIDTISDKLKDTIEKHGPDSVAMYVSGQILTEDYYVANKLMKGYVGSANIDTNSRLCMSSAVAAHIRAFGEDVVPVNYDDLLKTDLIVITGANTAWTHPVIFRQIQQAREQNPHLRLVVLDPRKTVTAEQADLHLALENDGDILLYNGLIRFCIENGHMDERFIEHHTNGFESLSQLVTTPEYELRNVAQTLGLDVGPLRTFYQWFALSPTAITVFCQGINQSSEGVDKANSIINAHLLTGKIGKVGSGSFSITGQPNAMGGREVGGLANMLAVHRGFDENSIEKVAQFWGAPNIATKPGLKAVDLFDAVEKGEVKVIWVMATNPVVSMPNADKVRRALAQCGMVIVSDITPDSDTAQYADVLLPAAGWGEKQGMVTNSERCMSRQRRFMAPPGEAKTDWETISAVGRALCEKMGIESGFDFESEADVFREYARMTSINHDSPLLLDISELADISDDEYQHWTPARWPLNEDAAPYRNGRFSTASGRANFLVTKPNESDKADPTWWLNTGRHRDQWHTMTRTGHIEHLSELDPEPTLYLNSLSGEMLGVSEGELVKIQHPTLAEGSIVYAKAKWDKGLNAKQVFMSMHWAGCYSGHDESASQINRVLESVVDPLSGQPAFKSQPVSLMPAKVGSYITHVQRRGDHNKPNVIVQSHPIYSSMQTLDSSVVWRYCTSTSYSKPSLMQALSGCLILDIPQGWCVIAGRFEPLEKCFVTDAITVISHKPMPVNANEIAEMLGKPLDIRNLSQGLSGRERGTLVCSCFRVSDSQIQQAIEQHNIQSLHQLQAVLKCGTNCGSCIPELSNALEQNVIFMK
- a CDS encoding glycosyl transferase family protein yields the protein MSIAIQCIKALGKGERGRRPLTEQESFDLLRGWFDGQVADDQLAMALVLMRVNNETPEEIAGFVRAFHEGFEPIKADLDWPLYAGKRVHENKTTDRAWHLVAAKILADNGHKILLHGHAQRHLTKNHAEQSLEAVGIVKAESLEHAEKVIQSEGIAYLPLEAFQPKIVTLLSWNARYGVRTPINTVVRALNPGQLPYGLRGSFHPGFQELHAKVEQKVCAESGRVLSFKGTSGETEFNPKVSQTVWVCDHGKVEPVYWEESASQSVKVAENCVLGTAPAEIELMSHSVVATLVSALFAIHGDKEKAQKLANEYWGQYLAKTALVS
- a CDS encoding helix-turn-helix domain-containing protein; translated protein: MPANFRLQPGLFACYSQMLEAGSHRHHAIQLTIPDGSAELAIEGATFSGASLLAPNVMHQLDMESGWVWLVEPESTLGEVFLERLNGDTCISVKALSCDVDINQQFDFVSERIEKQSPHLSRHRFPMETEYVQLDSRIQGLLERLNQCFGQVCVKPDHWGASDVAEDVALSESRFLHLFKENMGIAWRPYLLWRRLLCAIGMLNSGKSATESAYMSGFADSAHLSRTFKQHFGLTIREAIKLFEQH